The nucleotide sequence TCGAAGTAGTTTATGATCTTTTGCAGATCGTTCTTCAGCCTGTCTTTGTCATCGAACGTTAGTCTTGATAGCTTTAGGAGATGTTCAACTAGTTTGTCATCTATCTTTATCATTTCTGAGTGCCTCCTTCAGTTTCATCACATTTGTCAATAAGTCCGCCGTACCTAAGGCAGCTTTATTGTGTGCAGCCACCGTGGAATAAATCTCCTCGCGATATATCTTAACGTCCGAAGGAGCCATTATGCCTATCTTGACGACGCCGTTTTCGATCTTAATCACCTTCACTTGTATGTTATCACCTATCAGTATACTCTCGCCAACTTTTCTCGATAGTACAAGCATAATTTTCACCACTTTCAAGTTTTTTACTCTTTGAGTGCCTATTCTTCTTTCTTTTCTTCGTCGGATTTCGTTGCATCCATTAGCGGGTATCTCATGTCGTAATTTTCAAGTATCGCTTGTATCCCTTTTGCTTTTTTGACGTTTATGACAATTGGTGCTTTCAAATTCACCGTTGCCTCTTGCGGTTTGCCAAGAGGTATCGTAACAATGCACCAGATTATCAATTCTGAAGGGTCTTCAACTTCAAGCTCCGCCACTTCCTGCTGGGATAGTTCTATCTCGTAATCTTCTTTGACAATCCATGGATCAATTATCGGGAAAGATACTTGTTCATCTTCAATACTCACAAGCCAGCTTATCGGAGCTGTTTCTTGCAATGATAATATGAAGAACTTTCTCAAATTCTCAAATCCCGGTATTCCGCCTGGAAATGTGATTATTTCATCATCGTTTATATCAAACTCGCCTAACCTTGTTTTGTAGATAGCCATGCTCTCTCCATTCCTTTCTATGACCTTCGCTTATCGCTCTTCAGATTTCCAATCTTTTATGTAGTAGAGAATTTTCTCATGGAAGCCGTCGGCATGTTCCGGATCTTCAAATAATTCGTGGTACCCTCCCAAAAATTCCTCAATCCTTTTTTCTGTTTGGAGCTCTTCGAAAAATCTCTTTGCGCCTTCCGGTGGTGTTACTCTGTCTTCTGTACCTATGAGCACAGCAACCGGACATTTTATTCGCTGGGCTTGTTCGTGAGCGAGTTCAACGTTCTTGAGCATGCTTTTTCCGAGTTTAATCGATATCCTGTCGTGAACCAATGGATCTGAGATGTACTTTTCAACGGCTTCTTTGCTTCTAGATAGATGATTTGGGTCTATACCGTTCTTCACCGTCATGAATGGTGCTAAGAATGAGAATATTTTGAGCATCATAACCTGGCTCGGCTTAGGTTCAAGATGTAGTGCCGGTGATGAGACCACAAGCTTTGAAATTTTTTGTGGTCTAAGCTCTGCATATCTTATTGCTATCAGCCCACCAAGGCTGTGGCCAAAGATCGCGAATTTCTGCGTCGATTTTGTTAGGTCGTCTATTAGCTCTATAATCTCCTCAATAGACGTGTGCCCCTTTATCCCCCCGCTCTTTCCGTGTCCCGGTAAGTCAAAACCGAAAACGCCAAAACCGTTTTCAGTAAGCAAGTTGATTAACCGTTCGTACCGTCCGATGTGTTCACCAAGACCGTGGACGATAGTCACCCATCCGTTTTTCGGCTCTCCCTTTTTGAATGTGTAAACCATTCAACCATCCCCCTCACGGGTTTTCTTTAAGCTCTTTAAGAATTTAGTGGCTCATTTATGTTGTCACTATGCCAAGATTGCACGGTTGCTCTTTTAACATCGATTACTTCAATTTTGTATTTTTTGTCATAAAGTCTCGTGAGCAGTGCGCCAACACCAGCAAATCCAATCCCAAGCACAAAGGAAATCAAATCTTGGAGTTTGAGGATGTATCCAATCAATACTCCTATTAGAAATCCGGCAAGTGGTATGCCATACACGATAAGTGATAAGATAGCTTCGTTGTGTTTCAAATCAACGATGACGGTGTCACCTGGCAAGACTGTTTTGAATTCTTCCTTCATATCGTCCTTCCGCACTCTAAGTGTGCCCTTTTCACCTTTTACCGAGCATGAGCCTGCCAAAGCGCAGGCAGAACAGCCTGCTTCATTGACCATTAAAGATAAATATACGTATTTATCATCAACGTTTACAACATTCATTACTTCCCTCATCCTATGCTCCTCTTTTCAATACGATTTTTAAAAACTTACTCAACTAACATTAAGAAAGGATAGTGTGGTTGCCCACCATCTAAAAATTCTATCTGCACATTCGGATATTTCTTCTTAGTATACTTCTCAACTATGCTCTGTTCGATAGGCGTTGCGTCCGAACCAACGAACACCGTTAGCACTTCCCGATCTTTTAAGTTGCATTTTTCGTACAGTTTGTCCAAAACGTTTACCAAATTTCTGTGATGCGCTGCTAATTCTTTGTTAAGAAATCCGAGGTATTCGTTTTTCTTTATCTTTTCACCAGCATATTTCGAGTCTCTAACCGCGATTGTAATTGATATGGCAGTCGTTTTAGCAATGGCTTCGTTTATGCTGTTTTTTATCTCTTCAATTTCTTCTCCCATCTTGTAAATCATTGCACTAACACTCTGCTGGACATTCACAGTTTTTATTACTATTACATTGATCCCTTCGTTCTGAGCCACTTTCGCTGCTTGATCAGCCGCTAAGATTATGTTTGAGTTGTTTGGAAATACGAATATGTTGTCCGCATTCGCTCGCCTGATCGCATCAAGTATGTCAGCCATGCTCGGGTTCATCGATTGACCACCCGAGATTATTTCATCTACGCCAAGGTCTGTTAATACCTTTGATATGCCTTCTCCTGGCGAGACTGCAACAAATGCAATCTTCTTGCGTTCTTTCTTTGTATATTCTCCAACAACGTGTTCATGCTGTTCTTTCATATTGTCGATTTTAACCTTCAATAGTTCACCATGCTGGAGGAAAGTTTCAATTACTTGTCCCGGGTTATTTGTGTGAACGTGCAGTTTAATTACGTCGTCCTGAACAAAGAACACCACGGAATCGCCCATTGAATTAAGGTAACTTTCAAGCTCTTTTTTCGTCGCGTCTTTGATATCTTTTCTCGCTCTCACTATTAGTTCGGTACAGTACTGGTACGTTAATTCTTCGTACGCTATGGTGATTTCTTCCGAAGGCCTTGTCTCAACGCCTTGGAGGTTTATCGTTTTGTCACCAAGGATGTACATTTTGAACCCCTGAATTATGTAGTAAAGCCCCTTGGCGCCAGCGTCCACAACGTTCGCTTCCTTGAGCTTTTGCAGCAAATTAGGCGTCATTTTAACCGTATCTAACGCTATCTGTTCCATTTTCTCAAAGAGTTGCTCAAAACTTTCGCATGCGGCAAGTTCTTTTGAATGTTCGTCTAAAACTCTCACAACTGTGAGTATCGTACCTTCAACAGGCCTCAGGACAGCTTTATAGGCAACTTCTTTTGCACCTTTGATTCCCTTTACAAAATCTGCGACTGTTATTTTGTTCTTCTTCGATAAGGTATCGCAGAAACCTCTGAATATTTGAGAGAGTATAACTCCAGAATTTCCTCGAGCTCCCATCAGTGTACCGCGTTTAATAACATCAAGAACGTTCGACAGTTTTTCTTCTGTGGTGTTTTCGAGGTATTTACAAGCTTCAAGCATCGTTGAGCTCATGTTAGAACCGGTATCACCGTCCGGTACCGGGAAAACGTTCAGTGCGTTTATTTCGTCTCTATGTGCCAGCAAATTTTCGGTACCTTTCATGAAGATACCTTTCATCTCAACTCCATTTATTGTTGTAATCAAGCTACCACCTCATTTCATCTAACGCCAATTATGTGCACGTCAACTTCTGCGTTTTCACAGTTTGCAAAGGCTTTGAGTTTGTGCACCACGTTTTCTTCTATGTTTTTGCCAACCTCGGTGACTTTCGTGCCATATTCCACTTCGACGAATATATCAATTTTTAGGTGTCCGTATTCATCTTCTTCGACTCTTATCTTTCCTTCATCAGAAGAAAACCACCTGTTGAACCAGTTATCCGAACCAATGCTAATTGGTCCGTACGTTTCGAGGACAGCAAGGTAGACAAGTTTTCTAATTGCATTTACTGTAATCTCAATCTCTCCATATTGAGTTTGAAACTTCATACAATCACTCCCTTCACTTTTGTTATCTCTCTAACTCTTCTCTCAACACTACTACTGTCAAGTCCTACCAATTCGAGCAATTTTCCCCTTGGTCCATGCGTTATAAATTCGTCCGGTATTCCAATGTTGTATATATACGGCTTATTTGAAATTTCAGCCTGGCAATTCAAGTATTTGGAAACACTTTCTCCAAAACCGCCACTGAGGCTTCCTTCTTCCACTGTGAAAATATGGCTGTGTGTCGATATTATATGCCTTAGAAGTTGTTCATCAAGCGGCTTAACACTTCTCACTCCTATCAATGTCCAGTTGTTCCTTTTAGAAATTTCCAAGTACTTTTCTGCAAGAGTTCCTACGACAAGTAGCGCAATGTCTTTTCCTTCGTTCAGAATCTGCCAGCTAAATGGATTTATCTTCTCTATTTTACCACAGATTTCGTCCAAATTGCCAAATTCTGTATCCCTCGGGTACCTGATCGCGATCGGTCCAGTGTATTCGCTACTGTTTGTAAGTATGGTGTAGAGTGTGTTTGCCAAATCTTGTCCGCTGAGCGGCGTTAATATTTTCACGTTTGGAATAGGTCTCAAGTATGCTATGTCAAAAACTCCGTGGTGCGTAGGTCCATCTGTTCCCACTAATCCTGCCCTGTCTATTGCAAAAATAACGTTCAGGTTCTGCAAGGCGATGTCGTGAATTATTTGGTCATATGCTCTCTGCAAGAACGTTGAATATATTGCAACAACGGGCTTGTAACCCATTGTTGCAAGACCACCTGCGTACGTCACAACAGATTGTTCTGTTATACCGAGATCGATGAATCTTTCGGGAAATTGTTTGGCAAATTGTGTCAAGCCTGTTCCGTCTGGCATTGCTGCGGTGAGTGCTATTATTTTGTCATCTTTCTCAGCTATCTTTGTTAGAATTTTGCCAAAAAGCTCACTGTACGAATACGCAGCTTGCGGCTTTTCGAAAACCCCAGAGTCGGGATCAAACTTTTCAACACCGTGGTACTTCGTCGGGTTTTCCTCAGAGTGCGGATAACCCTTCCCCTTGATCGTGAATACTGTCAAGACTGTCGGGTATGGATAGTCTTTGATTTGCTTGAACGCTTCTTCGAGCGATTTTATATCGTGACCATCAACAGGACCGAAATGTTTTAATCCGAGCGATTCAAAGAAATCTTCGCCTACAAGTGCTACTTTGAGTGCTTCTCTTATTTTTCTCAGCTCAAATTCTACATTTTCGCTCATTCCGTGCTTAATTCTTTCTTTAATCGTAACGTAAATTTTGCTCGTTCTGAGCGATTCGAGGAGCATCGAAAGGCCACCAACGTTTTTTGAAATGCTCATCCCGTTGCTGTTGAGTATGATTTTTATCTTTGAATGCTGAGCTTTTACTTGATTCAAAGCTTCCAAGGCTTGCCCGCTTGTTAATGCGCCATCACCAATAACCACAACAACGTTAGCCTTTTCACCTTTCAGTTTTAAAGCTTTCTCTATTCCAAGCGCAGCTGAGATAGACGTACCCACATGACCTGCTCCGAATCTGTCAACTGGAGATTCGAATATGTTCGTGAATCCTGATATGCCACCGTAAGTTCTTAGTGTTTTGAACTCGTTCCATCGGCCTGTCAATAATTTGTGCGTGTACGCTTGGTGGCCAGTATCCCAGATGATGTAGTCTTTGTACGGGTCGAAGATCCTATAAAGTGCGAGTGTCAATTCAACTGTACCAAGATTGGAAGCCAAGTGACCTCCGTTTGCGGAAGTCACTTCTATCATGTATCTTCGTATTTCATCGGCAAATTTCTCCAATTCTTCGTAGCTCATTTCCCTAATTTTTTGTATCAGGTTCTCTTCCATTTTTGCCATTATTTGACTTATCTCCCTTTGCAGTGCACTTCATCACATCGGTCTAATTATGTCCGTTCCCATGTACGGTCTCAAGACTTCGGGAACGGTTATTGTTCCATCAGGATTTTGATAGTTTTCCATAATCGCTACCAATGTCCTTCCGATAGCAAGACCTGAACCGTTCAGCGTGTGAACGTAGTTCATCTTTCCATCTTTGGTTCTGTAACGCATGTTTCCTCTTCTCGCTTGGAAGTCTGTGTCGTTGCTGCACGAAGATATTTCTTTGTAGGCATTGTAAGACGGCAGCCAAACTTCTATGTCGTACGTCTTCGCAGCTGCAAAGCCGAGGTCACCCGTGCAGAGCATGACCACTCTGTATGGCAGTCCGAGGAGCTGGAGTATTGTCTCGGCATCGCGTGTGAGTTGTTCAAGGTCGTCGAAGGACCTCTCTGGTGTCGTGTACCATACGAGTTCAACTTTCTCAAACTGGTGTTGTCTTATTAGTCCCCTTACATCCTTTCCATAGCTTCCCGCTTCTCTTCTATAACATGGAGTAAATGCCGTATATTTCTTTGGAAGTTGATTTTCTTCCAATATCTCGTCTATGTGGAGCGCAGCGAGCGAGACTTCGGCAGTTGGTATCAAGAAGAGGTCGTCTTTTTCACATGTGTAAAGTTCTTCCGCGAATTTTGGAAGCTGACCTGTTGCTGTTATGGTCTCTCGTTTCACAAGATGTGGAACGTTAACTTCTATGTATCCATTCTTTGCATGCGTGTCGAGCATGAATTGTGCAATCGCTCTTTCAAGCCTTGCGATTGCGCCGAACATAACCGTGAATCTCGAACCGCTCAATTTCGCGCCTCTGTCAAAGTCGAGCATACCGAGTTCTGGTCCCAAGTCCCAGTGGGCTTTCGGTTCAAAATCGAACTTTCTCGGTTCTCCCCATCTGCGAACTTCGACATTTTCCATCTCATCTTTTCCTACTACGACACTTTCGTGCGGTACGTTCGGTATATATAGAGCGAGTTTGTACATCTCTTCTTCGAGTTCTTTTTGTTTTGCCTCGTGGAGCGCAATTTCATCGCCAAGTTTCTTGCTCTCGGCGATTATTTCGTTCGCTTCTTCGTTTTTGCCTTCGGCTTTCAATTTTGCAACACTCTTTGATAATTCATTTCTCTTTGCCTTGAGATTGTTCACAAGATTTACATAATTCCTCCATTCTTTGTCAAGTTCAACTATCTTGTCAATTAGTTCGGTTGAGTAATTTCTTTTGTTCAGCGCTTCGTAGAATATCTCCGGTGATTTTCTTAAAAGCTTAAGGTCTACCATATTGTTCACTCCTCAAAAAGTTTTTTAAGGTTCTCTTCGTAAGGTGGATACACCACGCCTTTTTCAGTGATTATAGCAGTTACGAGCTCGTGTTCGGTAACATCGAAAGCAGGGTTGTATATGTTAACGTTATTCGGTGCAATTCTCTTTCCACCGCATGTTGCGACTTCTTCGTGTGATCTTTCTTCTATCGGTATTTCTTTTCCACTCTTAATAGATAAATCTATCGTGCTCAATGGTGCTGCAACATAGAACGGGATTCCGTGCTTTTTGGCAAGCACAGCAACCATGTAAGTGCCTATTTTGTTGGCGACATCTCCGTTTGCCGCAATCCTGTCGGCACCGACTATTACGGCGTTTATTTTGCCCTGCTTCATTACCCATCCT is from Fervidobacterium gondwanense DSM 13020 and encodes:
- the fliW gene encoding flagellar assembly protein FliW, translated to MAIYKTRLGEFDINDDEIITFPGGIPGFENLRKFFILSLQETAPISWLVSIEDEQVSFPIIDPWIVKEDYEIELSQQEVAELEVEDPSELIIWCIVTIPLGKPQEATVNLKAPIVINVKKAKGIQAILENYDMRYPLMDATKSDEEKKEE
- the csrA gene encoding carbon storage regulator CsrA; amino-acid sequence: MLVLSRKVGESILIGDNIQVKVIKIENGVVKIGIMAPSDVKIYREEIYSTVAAHNKAALGTADLLTNVMKLKEALRNDKDR
- a CDS encoding Asp23/Gls24 family envelope stress response protein, with amino-acid sequence MKFQTQYGEIEITVNAIRKLVYLAVLETYGPISIGSDNWFNRWFSSDEGKIRVEEDEYGHLKIDIFVEVEYGTKVTEVGKNIEENVVHKLKAFANCENAEVDVHIIGVR
- a CDS encoding DAK2 domain-containing protein, yielding MTTINGVEMKGIFMKGTENLLAHRDEINALNVFPVPDGDTGSNMSSTMLEACKYLENTTEEKLSNVLDVIKRGTLMGARGNSGVILSQIFRGFCDTLSKKNKITVADFVKGIKGAKEVAYKAVLRPVEGTILTVVRVLDEHSKELAACESFEQLFEKMEQIALDTVKMTPNLLQKLKEANVVDAGAKGLYYIIQGFKMYILGDKTINLQGVETRPSEEITIAYEELTYQYCTELIVRARKDIKDATKKELESYLNSMGDSVVFFVQDDVIKLHVHTNNPGQVIETFLQHGELLKVKIDNMKEQHEHVVGEYTKKERKKIAFVAVSPGEGISKVLTDLGVDEIISGGQSMNPSMADILDAIRRANADNIFVFPNNSNIILAADQAAKVAQNEGINVIVIKTVNVQQSVSAMIYKMGEEIEEIKNSINEAIAKTTAISITIAVRDSKYAGEKIKKNEYLGFLNKELAAHHRNLVNVLDKLYEKCNLKDREVLTVFVGSDATPIEQSIVEKYTKKKYPNVQIEFLDGGQPHYPFLMLVE
- a CDS encoding alpha/beta hydrolase; this translates as MVYTFKKGEPKNGWVTIVHGLGEHIGRYERLINLLTENGFGVFGFDLPGHGKSGGIKGHTSIEEIIELIDDLTKSTQKFAIFGHSLGGLIAIRYAELRPQKISKLVVSSPALHLEPKPSQVMMLKIFSFLAPFMTVKNGIDPNHLSRSKEAVEKYISDPLVHDRISIKLGKSMLKNVELAHEQAQRIKCPVAVLIGTEDRVTPPEGAKRFFEELQTEKRIEEFLGGYHELFEDPEHADGFHEKILYYIKDWKSEER
- a CDS encoding SoxR reducing system RseC family protein, whose amino-acid sequence is MREVMNVVNVDDKYVYLSLMVNEAGCSACALAGSCSVKGEKGTLRVRKDDMKEEFKTVLPGDTVIVDLKHNEAILSLIVYGIPLAGFLIGVLIGYILKLQDLISFVLGIGFAGVGALLTRLYDKKYKIEVIDVKRATVQSWHSDNINEPLNS
- the dxs gene encoding 1-deoxy-D-xylulose-5-phosphate synthase gives rise to the protein MEENLIQKIREMSYEELEKFADEIRRYMIEVTSANGGHLASNLGTVELTLALYRIFDPYKDYIIWDTGHQAYTHKLLTGRWNEFKTLRTYGGISGFTNIFESPVDRFGAGHVGTSISAALGIEKALKLKGEKANVVVVIGDGALTSGQALEALNQVKAQHSKIKIILNSNGMSISKNVGGLSMLLESLRTSKIYVTIKERIKHGMSENVEFELRKIREALKVALVGEDFFESLGLKHFGPVDGHDIKSLEEAFKQIKDYPYPTVLTVFTIKGKGYPHSEENPTKYHGVEKFDPDSGVFEKPQAAYSYSELFGKILTKIAEKDDKIIALTAAMPDGTGLTQFAKQFPERFIDLGITEQSVVTYAGGLATMGYKPVVAIYSTFLQRAYDQIIHDIALQNLNVIFAIDRAGLVGTDGPTHHGVFDIAYLRPIPNVKILTPLSGQDLANTLYTILTNSSEYTGPIAIRYPRDTEFGNLDEICGKIEKINPFSWQILNEGKDIALLVVGTLAEKYLEISKRNNWTLIGVRSVKPLDEQLLRHIISTHSHIFTVEEGSLSGGFGESVSKYLNCQAEISNKPYIYNIGIPDEFITHGPRGKLLELVGLDSSSVERRVREITKVKGVIV
- the serS gene encoding serine--tRNA ligase, with translation MVDLKLLRKSPEIFYEALNKRNYSTELIDKIVELDKEWRNYVNLVNNLKAKRNELSKSVAKLKAEGKNEEANEIIAESKKLGDEIALHEAKQKELEEEMYKLALYIPNVPHESVVVGKDEMENVEVRRWGEPRKFDFEPKAHWDLGPELGMLDFDRGAKLSGSRFTVMFGAIARLERAIAQFMLDTHAKNGYIEVNVPHLVKRETITATGQLPKFAEELYTCEKDDLFLIPTAEVSLAALHIDEILEENQLPKKYTAFTPCYRREAGSYGKDVRGLIRQHQFEKVELVWYTTPERSFDDLEQLTRDAETILQLLGLPYRVVMLCTGDLGFAAAKTYDIEVWLPSYNAYKEISSCSNDTDFQARRGNMRYRTKDGKMNYVHTLNGSGLAIGRTLVAIMENYQNPDGTITVPEVLRPYMGTDIIRPM